The following coding sequences are from one Lolium rigidum isolate FL_2022 chromosome 6, APGP_CSIRO_Lrig_0.1, whole genome shotgun sequence window:
- the LOC124663549 gene encoding protein FAR1-RELATED SEQUENCE 7-like produces the protein MALALDPGTNSTFKGVTVQGAQDGDCCITPKRKSSLAFCESTYELKCAESSQPRIGMEFDSWEDGKAFYEQYAHEVGFSVRTYTQHKGEGGVPVWKRFVCAREGWRKKKDIIVNGQVKKPKRNVKLTRCGCEAMIGFKRRDDGKYEVARFVEAHKHLLVSPRKKQFLKSNVEVDTRRRRQNASTKRDLRSNYHEFKVIVEDTDAQTIIDTMRSKQRIDPSFFFDYQIDDKNKLAHIFWADSTSRKNYALFGDVVFFDSTYRTNRDDLVFAPFTGVNHHNSSVTFGAAFIANEKIESYTWLFRTFLEAMGGVAPKLIITNEDLYVKSAIRDACPNTVHRLCMWHILNELPVKVGCVENSNEDLQSQLRACVERSETADEFDRKWSSVVSIFGLENNAWLTSRFEIRQSWVPAYFLGTYLSGISKIASRPEGEGTFFGHISNRRLPMLELWIRLETDLGEQRLKELQDDNTTLHTLPVFETSWSIEMNARDVYTHAIFNLFQAEVISARDECDVQNIELTGEVRTTSISDGSGKIREVTYNRCTKVAECSCKLFESVGIPCSHIVIVLKREKFSEIPAHYVLERWTKLATRKAVLNANGHVLEGPRTYLPPAINQLCSETCSKFNTGLIAARQCEEKMKYLHRAVDDAVDHVVKMGQASDHSKVQEVESFAGITFSEDINVHPPDTAGTQQNDSRLWWGL, from the exons ATGGCATTGGCACTTGACCCCGGCACCAACAGCACTTTCAAG GGTGTCACAGTGCAAGGCGCACAGGATGGAGATTGTTGCATTACACCAAAGAGAAAGAGTAGCCTGGCATTTTGT GAGTCGACTTATGAGCTTAAGTGCGCAGAAAGTTCACAACCAAGAATTGGCATGGAATTTGATAGCTGGGAGGATGGTAAGGCATTCTATGAACAGTATGCTCATGAGGTGGGTTTTTCGGTTCGAACATACACACAACACAAAGGGGAAGGTGGTGTACCGGTGTGGAAGCGTTTCGTTTGTGCAAGGGAAGGCTGGAGGAAAAAGAAAGATATTATTGTAAATGGTCAAGTTAAGAAGCCTAAAAGGAATGTCAAGCTTACTAGGTGTGGTTGTGAGGCCATGATTGGGTTCAAGAGAAGAGATGACGGCAAGTATGAGGTTGCCCGGTTTGTTGAGGCACACAAACATCTTCTGGTCTCCCCAAGGAAGAAACAATTCTTAAAATCAAATGTAGAAGTTGATACGAGGAGGAGGCGTCAAAATGCATCGACGAAGCGAGATTTGCGAAGCAACTACCATGAGTTCAAGGTAATAGTTGAAGATACGGATGCACAAACAATTATTGATACTATGAGAAGTAAGCAAAGGATCGATCCATCTTTCTTCTTTGATTACCAAATAGATGACAAGAACAAGCTGGCACATATTTTCTGGGCGGATAGTACCTCTAGAAAGAACTATGCACTATTTGGGGATGTAGTTTTCTTTGATTCAACATACCGTACCAATCGTGATGACCTAGTATTTGCCCCTTTCACTGGAGTGAACCACCACAATTCTTCTGTTACATTTGGTGCTGCATTTATTGCAAATGAGAAGATTGAGTCATACACATGGTTGTTCAGAACATTTCTGGAAGCAATGGGAGGGGTTGCacctaaactaatcattaccaatGAGGACCTATACGTGAAATCTGCAATTAGAGATGCATGTCCGAATACTGTACATAGGCTCTGTATGTGGCATATCCTGAATGAGCTACCAGTGAAAGTTGGTTGCGTTGAAAACAGCAATGAGGATCTTCAGAGTCAGCTCAGAGCATGTGTGGAGAGGTCGGAGACTGCAGATGAGTTTGACAGAAAGTGGTCTTCAGTAGTTTCAATTTTTGGCCTAGAAAATAACGCATGGTTGACTAGTAGGTTTGAGATTCGTCAATCATGGGTACCTGCGTACTTTCTAGGCACATACCTTAGTGGAATATCTAAGATTGCATCGAGACCTGAGGGTGAGGGCACTTTCTTTGGTCACATTAGCAACCGACGGCTCCCTATGCTAGAGCTTTGGATAAGATTGGAAACTGATTTAGGGGAACAGCGTCTAAAAGAGTTGCAGGATGATAACACCACACTTCATACGCTCCCTGTATTTGAGACAAGTTGGAGCATTGAGATGAATGCTAGGGATGTCTATACTCATGCAATATTTAACCTGTTTCAAGCTGAGGTGATTTCTGCTAGGGACGAGTGTGATGTACAAAATATAGAGCTAACTGGTGAAGTAAGAACCACGAGTATTAGTGATGGAAGTGGCAAGATTAGAGAAGTGACCTACAACAGATGTACTAAAGTCGCAGAATGTTCATGCAAATTGTTTGAATCTGTGGGAATTCCGTGTTCTCACATCGTCATTGTTCTTAAGAGGGAAAAATTCAGTGAAATTCCTGCACATTATGTACTGGAAAGGTGGACTAAACTGGCTACACGAAAGGCAGTCCTCAATGCCAATGGCCATGTCCTAGAAGGGCCGCGTACATACCTTCCACCTGCCATCAATCAGTTATGCTCCGAGACCTGCTCCAAGTTCAATACAGGCTTGATCGCCGCTAGACAGTGTGAGGAGAAAATGAAATATCTGCACAGGGCTGTTGATGATGCTGTTGACCATGTGGTTAAAATGGGACAAGCCAGTGATCATAGTAAGGTTCAGGAGGTTGAGTCATTTGCTGGAATAACATTTTCAGAAGATATCAACGTTCATCCACCTGATACAGCGGGCACACAGCAAAATGACAGTAGGCTTTGGTGGGGTTTGTAG